A stretch of Halomonas elongata DSM 2581 DNA encodes these proteins:
- a CDS encoding flavin prenyltransferase UbiX, with translation MADELQPPVTVAITGASGAQYGLRLIEVLVAAEHEVWVMISKAAHMVIATETESDLPARPERLMEALTERYGARPGQIRCFGREDWMAPVASGSGASSAMVICPCSTGTLSAVACGASNNLIERAADVALKERRTLVLVPRETPLSAIHLEHMLALTRQGAVVMPAAPGFYHHPRGVEDMIDFIVARILNQLGISHRLMPRWGESS, from the coding sequence ATGGCCGATGAGCTGCAACCACCCGTCACCGTGGCCATCACCGGTGCTTCCGGGGCACAGTACGGGCTGCGTCTGATCGAGGTGCTGGTGGCCGCCGAGCACGAGGTCTGGGTCATGATCTCCAAAGCCGCTCATATGGTCATTGCCACGGAGACCGAGAGTGACCTGCCGGCGCGTCCCGAGCGTTTGATGGAGGCGCTTACCGAGCGCTACGGCGCGCGGCCCGGCCAGATTCGCTGCTTCGGCCGCGAGGACTGGATGGCGCCGGTGGCCTCTGGCTCGGGTGCCAGCTCGGCGATGGTGATCTGTCCCTGTTCCACCGGCACGCTCTCGGCCGTCGCCTGTGGTGCCAGCAATAACCTGATCGAACGTGCCGCGGATGTGGCCCTGAAGGAACGCCGTACCCTGGTGCTGGTGCCGCGCGAGACGCCCCTGTCGGCGATCCATCTGGAGCACATGCTGGCCCTGACTCGCCAGGGGGCCGTGGTGATGCCGGCGGCACCGGGCTTCTATCATCACCCGCGCGGGGTGGAGGACATGATCGACTTCATCGTGGCGCGCATCCTCAATCAACTGGGTATCTCGCATCGCCTGATGCCACGCTGGGGCGAATCGTCGTAA
- a CDS encoding LysE family translocator — MLNLSLLSVFVPTFLLVSLTPGMCMTLAMVLGMTQGVRRTLWMMLGELAGVGLVAVASGAGVATLMLRQPELFAVFKWLGGAYLIYLGVMMWRSRGRMAVPDELGSQARAGRRELAVQGFVTAVANPKGWAFFVALLPPFLDASRPLAGQLVVLVALILTIEFLALVTYATGGQTLRHLLGQSRNVRLLNRIAGTLMVGVGIWLALG; from the coding sequence ATGCTCAACCTTTCCCTGCTTTCGGTCTTCGTGCCGACCTTTCTGCTCGTTTCCCTGACGCCGGGCATGTGCATGACGCTGGCCATGGTGCTGGGCATGACCCAGGGGGTGCGGCGAACCCTGTGGATGATGCTCGGCGAGTTGGCCGGAGTGGGGCTGGTGGCCGTCGCCTCCGGAGCCGGCGTGGCAACGTTGATGCTGCGTCAACCCGAGCTGTTCGCCGTGTTCAAGTGGCTGGGGGGTGCCTACCTGATCTATCTGGGCGTGATGATGTGGCGTTCCCGGGGGCGCATGGCGGTGCCCGATGAACTGGGCTCCCAGGCCAGGGCGGGGCGGCGCGAACTGGCGGTGCAAGGCTTCGTCACGGCGGTGGCCAATCCCAAGGGCTGGGCCTTCTTCGTGGCCCTGCTGCCGCCGTTTCTCGATGCCTCCCGGCCCCTGGCGGGGCAACTGGTGGTGCTGGTCGCGCTCATCCTGACCATCGAGTTCCTGGCTCTGGTCACCTACGCCACCGGCGGCCAGACCCTGCGCCACCTGCTGGGCCAGAGCCGCAACGTGCGCCTGCTCAACCGCATCGCCGGCACGCTGATGGTGGGCGTCGGCATCTGGCTGGCGCTGGGGTAA